A section of the Oryza sativa Japonica Group chromosome 1, ASM3414082v1 genome encodes:
- the LOC107277158 gene encoding heavy metal-associated isoprenylated plant protein 2, producing the protein MSKKTVIRADLIGRSCKKDILHAVSTLQGIKSMDIDEEKCTLTVLGPVDPVKIVHRLKKKCFAAAVVSVEDDKPKEPDPPAPEKKKEDDDDPCQCQCKEAECACVKVCAASCHHSPCSLPDCYFYKSYSYSYKPSPSFGFGYHLESGGHCIIQ; encoded by the exons ATGTCCAAG AAGACGGTGATCAGAGCCGATCTCATCGGCAGAAGCTGCAAGAAAGACATCTTGCATGCTGTCTCCACGCTAcaag GGATCAAGTCGATGGACATCGACGAGGAGAAGTGCACGCTGACGGTGCTGGGCCCCGTGGACCCGGTGAAGATCGTGCACCGGCTGAAGAAGAAGTGCTTCGCGGCGGCGGTCGTCAGCGTCGAGGACGACAAGCCCAAGGAGCCGgatccgccggcgccggagaagaagaaggaggacgACGATGATCCGTGCCAGTGCCAGTGCAAGGAGGCGGAGTGCGCCTGCGTGAAGGTGTGCGCGGCGAGCTGCCACCACAGCCCGTGCTCCCTGCCGGACTGCTACTTCTACAAATCCTACAGTTACAGTTACAAGCCGTCGCCTTCCTTTGGCTTTGGCTATCACCTAGAATCCGGAGGACACTGCATCATTCAGTAG
- the LOC107277149 gene encoding heavy metal-associated isoprenylated plant protein 43 yields the protein MSKKTVIKADLIGRACKSEILAIVATIKGIKSMDIDAEKCTLTVVGIVDPVRIVRKLRKKCFSACIVSVEDDKPKEEEKKDPCKEAKEKLEKAWKEYCEKCNVKLKPGCPCSCSTPCSFPPIGCHDRGICPPPCPPPCPLPCPPPCPLPCPPPCPPRGYGYGCYYEERYPGGECVIQ from the exons ATGTCGAAG AAAACTGTTATCAAAGCTGACCTCATTGGCAGAGCATGCAAGAGTGAGATTTTGGCGATTGTTGCCACGATCAAGG GGATCAAGTCCATGGACATTGATGCGGAGAAGTGCACGCTGACGGTGGTCGGGATCGTCGACCCGGTGCGCATCGTGCGCAAGCTGAGGAAGAAGTGCTTCTCCGCGTGCATCGTCTCTGTGGAGGACGACAAGcccaaggaggaggagaagaaggaccCCTGCAAGGAGGCCAAGGAGAAATTGGAGAAGGCTTGGAAGGAGTACTGCGAGAAGTGCAACGTCAAGCTCAAGCCAGGCTGCCCCTGCTCCTGCTCTACCCCCTGCTCGTTCCCTCCCATCGGCTGCCACGACCGCGGCATTTGCCCACCACCTTGCCCGCCACCTTGCCCGCTACCTTGCCCACCACCTTGCCCACTACCTTGCCCACCACCTTGCCCGCCACGGGGGTATGGCTATGGCTGCTACTATGAGGAGAGATATCCCGGGGGAGAATGTGTCATCCAGTAA
- the LOC4327221 gene encoding probable transcription factor At3g04930: MICYILHRYKLSPITSRITMPCGYGVPIISTLDFTARRGTTFASHQYDTGPFYDEIRRRLSFDFTKSQLVEKLRRLKKKYRLCAARMASSPHAAAAGFAFRTPHEGAIYDLARHIWPPALKRDGTASDDDDINPAAAAATAAVMTPVAMEDGFGGSAPTPTPTPRGRGGRRVRRRMAQEQEAAALPSAPALTSTDGAHQEPLVAAMENTLPQIAQLPPVSETEPMPVIANGANEEAVRSVLSRLLKEFITSFAVVGQTGPGMGLNMGFGGAGLNADIAGLGFGIAGLNPGVPGADRWRQHQILELEVYLKRIELVREQVTAALDELRSSEG, translated from the coding sequence atgatctgttacatattacatagatataagttatcccctataactagtcggataaccatgccgtgtgggtatggggtacccataatctccacactcgaCTTCACGGCGCGGCGGGGCACCACGTTCGCGTCGCACCAGTACGACACGGGGCCCTTCTACGACGAGATCCGGCGGCGCCTCTCCTTCGACTTCACCAAGAGCCAGCTCGTCGAGAAGCTCCGCCGCCTCAAGAAGAAGTACCGCCTCTGCGCCGCCCGCATGGCCTCctccccccacgccgccgccgccggcttcgccTTCAGGACCCCCCACGAGGGCGCCATCTACGACCTCGCCCGCCACATCTGGCCCCCCGCCCTCAAGCGCGACGGCAccgcctccgacgacgacgacatcaaccccgccgccgcagctgccacTGCGGCAGTTATGACGCCTGTTGCGATGGAGGATGGTTTCGGCGGAAGCGCCCctacgccgacgccgacgccgaggggcaggggagggcggcgcgtcCGGCGGAGAATGGCGCAAGAGCAGGAGGCCGCAGCATTGCCTTCCGCGCCGGCGCTGACCTCAACAGATGGAGCTCATCAGGAGCCGCTTGTCGCGGCCATGGAGAACACATTGCCGCAGATTGCGCAGCTGCCACCGGTGTCGGAGACGGAGCCAATGCCAGTGATTGCCAATGGTGCTAATGAGGAGGCTGTCCGGAGCGTTCTGTCACGTCTACTGAAGGAGTTCATCACCTCATTCGCTGTGGTTGGGCAGACTGGTCCAGGAATGGGCTTAAACATGGGATTTGGGGGTGCTGGATTAAACGCTGATATTGCTGGCCTTGGTTTCGGCATTGCCGGGCTGAACCCTGGGGTGCCCGGTGCTGATAGGTGGAGGCAGCATCAGATACTTGAGCTGGAGGTTTATCTGAAGAGGATTGAGCTTGTGCGTGAGCAAGTCACCGCCGCGCTAGATGAGCTCAGGTCATCGGAAGGTTGA